A portion of the Bacillus thuringiensis genome contains these proteins:
- a CDS encoding M4 family metallopeptidase, whose amino-acid sequence MGNKKEIAIVALTTGFVLTSVTPYGVGHAEEPVQMQVEIQEDSFRTGDLTQPSKKAPENVVKDALKENTEHALSPKQVSAETGVDYKVLQKRGSYDGTTLVRMQQIYEGKEVYGHQLTAHVDKKGIIKSISGASAQNLTQEDLKKPINLSKEEAKQYIYKKYGNETKFISEPEVKTVIFVDENHGQASNAYQVTFAATTPNYVSGTYLVNAHNGEMLKDMVQESSLKISEEYVQSVKENKTSNFTSLTGTGKDDLGVTRTFGISKQTSGNYALADYTRGQGIETYDVNYRDITNEESYYPGILTTSVSTTFNDPKAVSAHFLATKVYDFYKEKYKRNSFDNKGKKVVSVVHAWDSGGTNDPENWENAFSTNINNISMLLYGDPMVKAFDIAGHEFTHAVTSSESNLEFSGESGAINEALSDIMGTAIEKYINNGEFNWTIGEQTGSTFRNMKNPTAINFSEGLPYPDDYSKYNDLNGEDYGGVHFNSSIINKVAYLIAQGGTHNGINVNGIGEDRMFDIFYYANTDELNMTSDFSELRLACLTVATNKYGTNSIEVQSVQNAFDAAKITGTVKENEKTVENQAPELTVPSTITLRVGDTFDPMRNVKAVDKEDGDLTNKVKHKGDVDTSKSGTYIMEYMVVDSQGRNATATQTVIVEKNGETSDLEPKLTVPVGATIHVGDSFVPMAEVLAIDKEDGDLTSKIKVDGEVDTSKAGTYVLTYTVTDSKGHEVTAEQTVTVKVREEVKNDKPILKVPATTSITEGDQFDPLVGVSATDKEDGDLTSKVAYEGTIDITKAGTYEIIYSVRDSVGNEVNTIQKVLVKDKETSKPNGLANKTNNSNTDKKEYTYKELPKTGVSTTNSAAIGILMILTGTVLILVRKFRKIQK is encoded by the coding sequence ATGGGAAATAAAAAAGAAATAGCTATAGTTGCATTAACAACAGGATTCGTTTTAACAAGTGTAACACCATATGGAGTAGGTCATGCAGAGGAACCTGTTCAAATGCAAGTTGAAATTCAAGAGGATTCGTTCCGTACAGGTGATCTTACACAACCATCAAAAAAAGCGCCAGAGAATGTAGTGAAAGATGCACTTAAGGAAAATACGGAGCATGCTTTGTCTCCAAAACAAGTTAGTGCAGAAACAGGAGTAGATTACAAGGTTCTTCAAAAACGTGGTTCTTATGATGGAACTACACTTGTGCGCATGCAACAAATATATGAAGGAAAAGAAGTGTATGGCCACCAGTTGACTGCTCACGTAGATAAAAAAGGTATTATTAAAAGCATTTCAGGAGCTAGTGCACAAAATTTAACACAAGAAGATTTAAAGAAACCTATTAATTTATCAAAAGAAGAAGCGAAACAATATATTTATAAAAAGTACGGAAATGAGACTAAATTCATTTCTGAACCAGAAGTTAAGACGGTTATTTTTGTTGATGAAAATCATGGGCAGGCTAGCAATGCATATCAAGTTACATTTGCTGCTACAACACCAAATTATGTATCTGGAACTTATTTAGTGAATGCTCATAATGGTGAAATGTTAAAAGATATGGTACAAGAATCAAGTTTGAAAATAAGTGAAGAGTATGTTCAATCCGTTAAGGAAAATAAAACTAGCAATTTCACATCATTAACTGGAACAGGAAAAGATGATTTAGGCGTAACTCGTACATTTGGTATTTCTAAACAGACCAGTGGGAATTATGCGCTTGCTGATTACACAAGAGGACAAGGAATTGAGACATATGATGTAAATTATAGAGATATTACAAATGAAGAAAGTTATTATCCTGGTATACTAACAACTAGCGTTTCAACAACATTTAATGATCCAAAGGCGGTAAGCGCTCATTTCTTAGCAACAAAGGTATATGATTTTTATAAAGAAAAATATAAGCGTAATAGTTTTGATAATAAAGGGAAAAAAGTAGTTTCAGTTGTACATGCATGGGATTCCGGAGGAACAAATGATCCTGAAAATTGGGAGAATGCATTTAGTACTAATATTAATAACATTAGTATGCTTTTATATGGAGATCCTATGGTAAAAGCGTTCGACATAGCGGGTCATGAATTTACACATGCGGTTACATCTAGCGAATCTAACCTTGAATTTTCAGGAGAATCTGGGGCGATTAACGAGGCATTATCTGATATTATGGGAACGGCTATAGAGAAATACATAAATAATGGAGAATTTAACTGGACAATAGGAGAACAAACGGGATCGACTTTTCGTAATATGAAAAATCCAACTGCAATTAATTTTTCAGAAGGACTACCGTATCCTGATGATTATAGTAAATATAATGATTTAAATGGAGAGGATTATGGAGGCGTTCATTTTAACTCAAGTATTATTAATAAAGTTGCGTATTTAATTGCACAAGGTGGTACTCATAACGGTATAAATGTAAATGGTATTGGTGAAGATAGAATGTTTGATATTTTCTATTATGCAAATACTGATGAATTAAACATGACTTCTGATTTCTCTGAATTGAGATTGGCATGTCTTACAGTTGCAACTAATAAATATGGAACGAACTCAATTGAAGTTCAATCAGTCCAAAATGCTTTTGATGCGGCAAAAATTACAGGAACAGTGAAAGAAAACGAAAAAACAGTAGAAAACCAAGCGCCAGAGTTAACTGTACCGAGTACCATTACACTACGTGTAGGAGATACGTTTGATCCAATGAGAAATGTAAAAGCTGTTGATAAGGAAGATGGTGATTTAACAAATAAAGTAAAGCATAAAGGCGATGTAGATACTTCAAAATCAGGTACATACATTATGGAATACATGGTTGTTGATTCTCAAGGGCGGAATGCAACGGCAACACAGACTGTAATTGTAGAGAAAAATGGAGAAACATCAGATTTAGAACCTAAATTAACAGTGCCTGTTGGAGCGACAATTCATGTAGGAGATTCATTTGTTCCAATGGCAGAAGTATTAGCTATCGATAAAGAAGACGGTGATCTCACTTCTAAAATCAAAGTTGATGGTGAAGTAGATACATCTAAAGCTGGTACTTACGTATTAACGTACACGGTTACAGATTCTAAAGGTCATGAAGTAACGGCGGAGCAAACTGTAACGGTCAAAGTTAGAGAAGAAGTTAAAAATGATAAACCAATACTAAAAGTACCTGCTACAACTTCAATTACTGAGGGTGATCAATTTGATCCGTTAGTAGGAGTATCAGCTACTGACAAAGAAGACGGTGACCTTACTTCTAAAGTAGCGTATGAAGGAACTATAGATATAACTAAAGCTGGTACTTATGAAATAATATATAGTGTAAGAGATTCCGTGGGTAATGAGGTAAATACAATACAAAAAGTGTTAGTGAAAGATAAAGAAACTAGCAAACCTAATGGTCTTGCTAATAAGACAAACAACAGTAATACCGATAAAAAAGAATATACATATAAGGAGCTTCCAAAGACGGGTGTAAGTACAACTAACAGTGCAGCAATCGGCATATTGATGATTCTTACAGGTACAGTACTCATTTTGGTTCGCAAATTTAGAAAGATACAAAAATAA
- a CDS encoding GNAT family N-acetyltransferase, with the protein MIQYKRCSEVNIDLVYEAFKDGFSDYIIKMEVSKEDFIQRFLGPEGNLLEHSFLALDGDKSVGVILGGIKDYESIKTMRCGTLAVHPNYRGIGVSRKLFELHKEEAIQHGCKQLFLEVIVGNDRAIHFYNKLGYEKVYDLSYYNLNDLTKIMNKVCKDIEVKQLEFPTFKDEIQKWLNFHINWQNDIDYIEQTNNIFYGAYVDNELKGSLCVNEQGKISFIFVDKDYRNIGVGMTLLQVAREELHLSSLSIGFPNNNLLDGFLKKCGFEKNSLAQYEMYLLL; encoded by the coding sequence TCCGATTATATTATTAAGATGGAGGTTTCAAAAGAGGATTTTATACAACGTTTTTTGGGACCAGAAGGTAATTTGCTAGAACATTCTTTTCTTGCTTTAGACGGTGACAAATCTGTTGGCGTAATACTAGGTGGTATAAAGGATTATGAAAGTATAAAGACTATGCGCTGCGGAACATTGGCGGTTCATCCTAATTATCGCGGTATTGGTGTGAGTCGAAAATTATTTGAACTGCATAAAGAAGAGGCGATTCAACATGGATGTAAGCAACTTTTTCTCGAAGTCATTGTAGGAAACGACCGAGCGATTCATTTTTATAATAAGTTGGGCTATGAAAAAGTGTACGATCTTTCTTATTATAATTTAAATGATTTGACTAAAATAATGAATAAAGTTTGTAAGGATATTGAAGTAAAACAATTAGAATTTCCAACTTTTAAAGATGAAATTCAGAAATGGTTAAACTTCCATATAAATTGGCAAAATGATATTGATTATATCGAACAAACAAATAATATATTTTATGGTGCATATGTCGATAATGAGTTAAAAGGCTCTCTATGTGTAAATGAACAAGGTAAAATTAGTTTTATTTTCGTAGACAAAGATTATAGAAATATTGGTGTTGGGATGACATTATTACAAGTAGCAAGAGAAGAATTACATTTATCAAGTTTATCAATTGGGTTTCCTAACAATAATTTACTGGATGGTTTTTTAAAGAAATGTGGATTTGAAAAGAATTCTTTAGCACAATATGAAATGTATTTATTACTCTAA
- a CDS encoding AraC family transcriptional regulator yields the protein MTKKLSLVEIEYICNMFFQSFEIPVCFLDCNKNILLEFTSKNDSHSLYTSKIEQLHVLFQRNDTYNSPIFRTHEHLGHFILIHIKSDYMVNGTVIIGPLAHVNFSTSKTDSNLNFIPNYKRTRDHYFSLSVKDQNFFVNIAILFYNILYKKNSDVSTFSNNSDSLHISHSRILNEDVYISMQKDESIYHNLYIEQQLLGSIENGDKETVLKYYYEFQQETLSSLSSFHQLRRHKNICISSITLATRYAIKGGLPSGIAYKIYDLHIQRTEDLKDKESVWDLLKNAFCTFADRVKAQKTQQHSQTIAICKNYIFKNIYNPISVKQLAKFANVNSDYLSILFKKEVGISLIEYIQRERVEEAKKLLTFTTYPLSDICASLNFSDQSYFTKIFKKFTNETPGKYRKSHVVI from the coding sequence ATGACTAAAAAGCTCAGTCTAGTTGAGATAGAGTACATTTGCAATATGTTTTTCCAATCTTTTGAAATTCCAGTTTGTTTTTTAGATTGTAACAAAAATATTCTTTTAGAATTCACATCAAAAAATGATTCACATTCGTTGTATACATCAAAAATAGAACAGTTACATGTGCTTTTTCAGAGAAATGATACATATAATTCACCCATCTTCAGAACTCACGAACATCTAGGGCACTTCATTTTAATTCACATAAAGAGCGATTATATGGTGAACGGTACTGTTATTATTGGGCCCTTGGCACATGTAAATTTTTCTACAAGTAAAACGGATAGTAACCTTAATTTCATTCCAAATTATAAAAGAACAAGAGACCATTATTTTTCATTGTCAGTCAAAGATCAAAATTTCTTTGTAAATATAGCAATATTGTTCTATAACATTCTCTATAAAAAAAATTCAGATGTAAGCACCTTTTCAAATAACAGTGATTCACTTCATATAAGTCATAGCAGAATCTTAAACGAAGATGTATATATTTCAATGCAAAAAGACGAATCCATTTATCATAATTTATATATAGAGCAGCAATTACTTGGTTCTATAGAAAACGGGGATAAAGAAACCGTACTCAAATATTATTACGAATTCCAACAAGAGACTCTTTCATCTTTATCTTCATTCCATCAATTAAGACGTCATAAAAACATTTGTATTTCATCCATCACGCTCGCTACTAGATATGCGATAAAAGGGGGACTTCCATCTGGGATTGCTTACAAAATTTATGATTTACATATTCAAAGAACAGAAGATTTAAAAGACAAAGAATCTGTTTGGGATTTGTTAAAAAATGCTTTTTGTACCTTTGCAGACCGTGTAAAGGCACAAAAAACACAGCAACATTCACAGACTATTGCTATCTGCAAAAACTATATTTTTAAAAATATTTACAATCCAATATCTGTTAAACAACTTGCTAAATTTGCAAATGTGAATTCAGATTATTTATCTATATTATTTAAAAAAGAGGTCGGTATTTCATTAATTGAGTACATTCAACGTGAACGAGTCGAAGAAGCAAAGAAATTATTAACTTTCACCACCTATCCTTTATCAGACATATGCGCTTCGCTTAATTTTAGCGATCAAAGCTATTTCACTAAAATTTTTAAAAAATTCACCAACGAAACACCTGGTAAATACCGAAAATCTCATGTTGTCATTTAG